The following DNA comes from Picosynechococcus sp. PCC 7003.
CGGGGGTTTCATACTCCAAAGGCACCCTTAGAACTGTTCCCTCATCACAGAATTTTTCGTACCATTGGCGATCGCCAATCCCCGTCTGGAGTAGTTTGATGACTCCTAGCTGAGAAAAAGGAAGAAAATGGCGCCAATAAGCAATCAGGGCCGAGCTGACTACTGTTTTCCCCACTTCTGTGTCTGTTCCCGCGATTAACAAGCAATTTTGCAGCATAGAAAAATTTCAAATTGAATTTCAAGGTTTATTGAGTACAATAGACCCTGAAGATCAGCACCTTCCTTAACAATTTTTTTATTTTCTATTAACCCTAATCCTTTTCAGTGGCGATGATTGCCCCCAATGGTTCTACCGTATCTATCCAGTCTAATAAATGGGGCTGAGTAATTGTACTTTGGTAACACATATCATCGAAACGACCAAAAGGAGGATTATGGCGTTCGCACTGATCCCTTGGATGTCCTTTATCAAACCGAAAGAGAGGTTTATTCCGCTGTGAGCCACTCCGCCACCCTCGCCTTACAATCTGTTCTCCAAACCCCCACCGATAGCAACCGTCTCCGAATTTTTTCGGGATCGGCGAATTTACCCCTAGCCAACGAAGTGGCCCGTTATCTGGGCATGGATCTTGGCCCCATGATCCGAAAGCAGTTTGCCGACGGTGAAATGTATATCCAGGTGCAAGAGTCCATTCGCGGTTGTGATGTCTACCTAATTCAACCCTCCTGTCGTCCGGTCAACGATCACCTGATGGAACTGTTGATCATGATCGATGCCTGTCGACGGGCTTCGGCTCGGCAAATCACAGCGGTGATCCCCTACTATGGCTATGCTCGCGCCGACCGCAAAACCGCTGGCCGGGAATCAATTACAGCCAAATTAGTCGCTAACTTGATTACCCAAGCAGGGGCTGGTCGGGTACTGGCGATGGATCTCCATTCAGCGCAAATCCAAGGGTATTTTGACATTCCCTGTGACCATGTCTACGGTTCCCCGGTGATCATCGACTACCTCAAAAGCAAAAATTTAGAAGATATTGTGGTGGTCTCTCCCGATGTGGGCGGGGTGGCACGGGCGCGGGCCTTTGCGAAAAAATTAGACGATGCGCCTTTGGCCATTATCGATAAACGTCGCCAAGCCCACAATGTCGCCGAAGTGATGAACGTCATCGGGGAAGTCAAAGGAAAAACGGCGATCCTTGTCGATGACATGATCGACACGGCGGGGACGCTCCAGGAAGGGGCCAGATTGCTGAAGAAGGAAGGGGCGAAAGAAGTATATGCCTGTGCGACCCATCCGGTATTTTCTGGGCCAGCGGTTGATCGTCTTTCTAGCGGGTTGTTTGAGGAGGTCATCGTCACCAATACGATT
Coding sequences within:
- a CDS encoding ribose-phosphate pyrophosphokinase; its protein translation is MSHSATLALQSVLQTPTDSNRLRIFSGSANLPLANEVARYLGMDLGPMIRKQFADGEMYIQVQESIRGCDVYLIQPSCRPVNDHLMELLIMIDACRRASARQITAVIPYYGYARADRKTAGRESITAKLVANLITQAGAGRVLAMDLHSAQIQGYFDIPCDHVYGSPVIIDYLKSKNLEDIVVVSPDVGGVARARAFAKKLDDAPLAIIDKRRQAHNVAEVMNVIGEVKGKTAILVDDMIDTAGTLQEGARLLKKEGAKEVYACATHPVFSGPAVDRLSSGLFEEVIVTNTIPVPADKQFKELTVLTVANLLGETIWRIHEESSVSSMFR